A genomic segment from Actinomycetota bacterium encodes:
- a CDS encoding thiolase family protein — MEEVYIVSGCRTPIGRFGGSLKDVMPAELVRIVIEEALRRAGIQPDQVDEVIFGQVAVRYDELCMPARMGSLKAGIPYTVPCNMVGRACGSGMQAVVDAARAIRLGDAGVVVAGGVESMSNIPFYNDDLRWGRRMRHSVMKDGLTDILTDPYNGLIMGLTAENVAERYGISREDQDAYALESQRRAAAAISAGKFREEIVPVEVKTRKGTVIFDTDEHPLPDTTLEKLAALKPAFKEGGTVTAGNASGINDGAAALVVMSGRKAEELGVKPLARIISWSYVGVDPDIMGIGPVYAIPKALEKAGLKLEDIDVIELNEAFAAQAVACIRELGLDMEKTNIYGSGIALGHPVGCTGARILVTLMTALKERNGKYGLGSLCCGGGQGIAMIIERL; from the coding sequence ATGGAGGAGGTCTACATCGTCAGTGGTTGCCGCACCCCCATCGGCCGTTTCGGGGGGAGCCTCAAGGACGTGATGCCCGCCGAGCTGGTGCGCATCGTCATCGAGGAAGCCCTGAGGCGGGCGGGCATCCAGCCCGATCAGGTGGACGAGGTCATCTTCGGGCAGGTAGCAGTGCGCTACGATGAACTGTGCATGCCCGCCCGCATGGGATCCTTGAAGGCCGGCATTCCTTATACCGTGCCCTGCAACATGGTGGGGCGGGCCTGCGGGTCGGGCATGCAGGCGGTGGTGGACGCCGCCCGCGCCATCCGCCTGGGGGACGCCGGCGTGGTGGTGGCCGGCGGCGTGGAGAGCATGAGCAACATTCCCTTCTATAACGACGATCTGCGCTGGGGCCGGAGGATGCGCCACAGCGTGATGAAGGACGGCCTAACGGACATCCTCACCGACCCCTATAACGGGCTGATTATGGGCCTCACGGCGGAGAACGTGGCCGAGCGCTACGGCATCTCCCGGGAGGACCAGGACGCCTACGCCCTGGAGAGCCAGCGCCGCGCCGCGGCAGCCATCTCCGCCGGGAAGTTCCGGGAGGAGATCGTCCCCGTGGAGGTCAAGACCCGCAAGGGAACGGTGATCTTCGACACCGACGAGCATCCCCTTCCCGATACCACCCTGGAGAAGTTGGCCGCCCTCAAGCCGGCCTTCAAGGAGGGAGGGACGGTCACCGCGGGGAACGCATCGGGAATAAACGACGGCGCCGCCGCCCTGGTGGTCATGTCCGGGAGGAAGGCGGAGGAGCTGGGCGTGAAGCCCCTGGCCCGTATAATCTCCTGGAGCTACGTGGGCGTGGACCCGGACATCATGGGAATAGGTCCCGTATACGCCATTCCCAAGGCCCTGGAGAAGGCGGGCCTGAAGCTCGAGGACATCGACGTCATCGAGCTCAACGAGGCCTTCGCCGCCCAGGCCGTGGCCTGCATCCGGGAGCTGGGCCTGGACATGGAGAAGACCAACATCTACGGGAGCGGCATAGCCCTGGGGCATCCCGTGGGCTGCACGGGAGCGCGCATCCTGGTGACCCTCATGACCGCCCTCAAGGAGAGGAACGGAAAGTACGGCCTGGGGTCCCTCTGTTGCGGCGGGGGCCAGGGCATCGCCATGATCATCGAGCGCCTGTGA
- a CDS encoding DUF6485 family protein, protein MKEECRNYQSNLEICNCTYEPCSRKGYCCECLHYHRRNGELPACFFPPEVERTYDRSISRFIKSR, encoded by the coding sequence GTGAAGGAGGAGTGCAGGAACTACCAGTCCAACCTGGAAATATGTAATTGCACCTACGAGCCCTGTTCCCGCAAGGGCTACTGCTGCGAGTGCCTCCACTACCACCGCCGCAACGGGGAGCTTCCCGCCTGTTTCTTCCCTCCCGAGGTGGAGAGGACCTACGACCGTTCCATAAGCCGTTTCATCAAGAGCCGTTGA
- a CDS encoding SAM-dependent chlorinase/fluorinase yields MGSGEARMTGLITLTSDFGTSEEWVGVVKGVILSINPEAVIVDISHHIPPFDIGKGAFVLAAALPHMPRGVHLAVVDPGVGTRRLAVALQCARGDFLVGPDNGLLIPAAERLGGVARAYFLENRDFFRHPVHPTFHARDIFAPVAAHLSLGVDPSEMGMAMEVEDLVPAPWGRARVGEGAVYATVIDVDRFGSLRLNAYPEQVEELGYRLGDRVLVGIGEEEMEFALASTFGEVEAGAPLFFEDSSGVMALGINGGSLARRTGSRPGDTVIIYGPLEGKEEK; encoded by the coding sequence ATGGGGAGCGGGGAGGCGCGCATGACCGGGCTGATAACCCTCACCAGCGACTTCGGCACCTCGGAGGAATGGGTGGGGGTGGTCAAGGGAGTCATCCTCTCCATCAACCCGGAAGCGGTCATCGTGGATATCAGCCACCATATCCCACCCTTCGACATCGGCAAGGGGGCCTTCGTCCTAGCCGCCGCCCTTCCCCACATGCCCCGGGGGGTTCACCTGGCGGTGGTGGATCCCGGGGTGGGCACGCGGCGCCTGGCCGTGGCCTTGCAGTGTGCGAGGGGGGACTTCCTGGTGGGCCCCGACAACGGCCTGCTCATCCCGGCGGCGGAACGGCTGGGGGGCGTCGCCCGGGCCTATTTCTTGGAGAACCGCGATTTCTTCCGCCATCCCGTCCACCCCACCTTCCACGCCCGGGATATCTTCGCCCCAGTGGCCGCCCACCTCTCCCTGGGGGTGGACCCCTCGGAGATGGGGATGGCCATGGAGGTGGAGGACCTGGTTCCGGCGCCCTGGGGAAGGGCGCGGGTGGGGGAGGGGGCGGTCTACGCCACGGTGATCGACGTCGACCGCTTCGGATCCCTGCGCCTCAACGCCTACCCGGAGCAGGTGGAGGAACTTGGGTACCGGCTGGGGGACCGGGTGCTGGTGGGAATAGGAGAGGAGGAGATGGAGTTCGCCCTGGCCTCCACCTTCGGGGAGGTGGAGGCGGGAGCCCCCCTCTTTTTCGAGGATTCCTCGGGGGTCATGGCCCTGGGGATAAACGGCGGCAGCCTGGCCCGGAGGACGGGCTCCCGGCCTGGGGATACGGTCATCATCTACGGGCCCTTGGAGGGAAAGGAGGAGAAGTGA
- a CDS encoding secondary thiamine-phosphate synthase enzyme YjbQ — translation MEGVRMNLKGGGFEVSTGARSQLVDITSRVREVVRGTGIREGLCQVYIPHTTAGVTVNEAADPDVAADILEHLERLVPRGRYRHREGNADAHIKASLVGFSATLPVAGGDLALGTWQGIFLCEFDGPRRRRVRVTVLGSG, via the coding sequence ATGGAGGGCGTGAGGATGAACCTGAAGGGCGGGGGTTTCGAGGTGAGCACCGGGGCCAGGTCCCAGCTCGTGGACATCACCTCCCGGGTGCGGGAGGTGGTGCGGGGAACGGGGATCCGGGAGGGCCTGTGCCAGGTTTACATACCCCATACCACCGCCGGGGTGACGGTAAACGAGGCCGCCGACCCGGACGTGGCCGCGGACATACTCGAGCACCTGGAGAGGCTGGTGCCCCGGGGGAGGTACCGGCACCGGGAGGGGAACGCCGACGCCCACATCAAGGCCAGCCTGGTGGGCTTCTCGGCCACCCTGCCGGTGGCCGGGGGGGACCTGGCCCTGGGGACCTGGCAGGGCATATTCCTGTGCGAGTTCGACGGCCCGCGGCGGCGCAGGGTAAGGGTCACCGTGCTTGGATCCGGTTGA